In Salmo salar chromosome ssa15, Ssal_v3.1, whole genome shotgun sequence, one genomic interval encodes:
- the LOC106571873 gene encoding beta-1,3-galactosyltransferase 9: protein MVGQGLWVFKPRFGKRGGRFGVVPALCVLIVSAALLALLFIDSIESWATYMNMNTMVEAQGGIIPPQSVLPTRPEEYLLMPSPHVCQHAKPYLITMVTSAPANQRARQAIRDTWGGEVEVRGHKVMTLFMLGVASDPGLAKLLIDESWERGDLIQGRFWESYSNLTLKTLSMLSWARRFCPQAHFLAKVDDDVLFNPGALLHYLNSTYEHGDLYLGRLHHHVAPDRNPGSKHYLPRGAYPASVFPDYCSGTAYILSRSALLKISLTAAASHPSTPLPPEDMFVGLCAREAGVLPSHCPLFSGGPVVPYTRCCYQAMVSIHHISPSEMLRFWADVHSPPPCSWLGMRASLGVCKVRAMLGTFLGVEQGL, encoded by the coding sequence ATGGTGGGGCAGGGGCTGTGGGTGTTTAAGCCCCGCTTTGGGAAGCGTGGGGGCCGGTTCGGGGTGGTGCCTGCTCTCTGTGTGCTGATAGTCAGTGCTGCCCTGCTAGCTCTACTCTTCATTGACTCCATTGAGTCATGGGCCACATACATGAATATGAACACAATGGTAGAGGCACAGGGGGGGATCATACCCCCTCAGAGTGTCCTCCCAACCAGACCCGAGGAGTACCTCCTTATGCCCAGCCCTCATGTCTGCCAGCATGCCAAGCCCTACCTCATCACCATGGTGACTTCCGCCCCAGCCAATCAGAGGGCCCGCCAGGCCATCCGGGACACGTGGGGTGGGGAGGTGGAGGTCAGGGGTCATAAGGTCATGACCTTGTTCATGCTCGGGGTGGCCTCTGACCCCGGGCTAGCCAAGCTGCTGATAGATGAGTCCTGGGAaagaggggacctgatccaaGGGCGCTTCTGGGAGTCCTACTCCAACCTGACCCTGAAGACCCTATCGATGCTGAGCTGGGCCCGACGCTTCTGCCCCCAGGCCCACTTCCTGGCCAAGGTGGACGATGACGTCCTGTTCAACCCTGGGGCCCTGCTGCACTACCTGAACAGCACCTACGAGCACGGGGACCTGTACCTGGGCCGGCTCCACCACCACGTGGCTCCAGACCGAAACCCAGGCAGTAAGCACTACCTCCCTAGAGGGGCGTACCCTGCCTCTGTCTTCCCCGACTACTGCAGCGGCACTGCCTACATCCTCTCCCGCTCCGCCTTGCTCAAGATCTCCCTGACGGCCGCTGCCTCGCATCCGTCCACTCCTCTGCCCCCCGAGGACATGTTTGTGGGTCTGTGTGCCCGTGAGGCTGGAGTGCTGCCCTCCCACTGCCCACTGTTCTCTGGTGGGCCTGTGGTGCCCTACACACGCTGCTGCTACCAGGCCATGGTGTCCATCCATCACATCTCCCCCAGCGAGATGCTCCGGTTCTGGGCTGACGTCCACTCCCCTCCCCCCTGCTCCTGGTTGGGTATGCGTGCCTCCCTGGGGGTCTGTAAAGTCCGGGCCATGCTGGGGACCTTTCTGGGGGTGGAGCAGGGTCTGTGA